A genomic stretch from Thauera sp. GDN1 includes:
- a CDS encoding DMT family transporter, whose amino-acid sequence MSAPSTPHAPAAGQRLEADLLLTLTTVIAAAGWIFSKEALAGMPPLTFVGLRFAIAGLVLAMFSLPQLRALDLRGLRDSVLVGALFAAGMVLWILGLAHSSHLGEASFISSMGIVMVPVFARLFFGDRPPSTTWFALPLALGGFACLSLEGGFRIELGQWFFLGAATVFALMFNVNSHVVRNVPVRALSVVQMLAVGVLVLPPALLIESWPQQWSGAMLGWLLASALLATTLRFLLQLYGQSLTTPSHAALIMMLEPVWTALAAAWWFAETMSALQLAGCGLIFLALVVSRWVWIRGLFGGRA is encoded by the coding sequence ATGAGCGCCCCGTCGACGCCGCACGCCCCGGCTGCGGGCCAGCGCCTCGAAGCCGACCTGCTGCTGACACTGACCACGGTCATTGCCGCCGCAGGCTGGATCTTCTCCAAGGAGGCGCTCGCCGGCATGCCGCCGCTGACCTTCGTCGGCCTGCGCTTCGCGATCGCCGGTCTGGTGCTGGCCATGTTCTCGCTGCCGCAGTTGCGGGCGCTCGACCTGCGCGGCCTGCGCGACAGCGTGCTCGTCGGCGCCCTGTTCGCCGCCGGCATGGTGCTGTGGATCCTCGGCCTGGCGCACAGCAGCCATCTGGGCGAGGCCTCGTTCATCTCCAGCATGGGCATCGTCATGGTGCCGGTGTTCGCACGCCTGTTCTTCGGCGACCGTCCGCCGTCCACCACCTGGTTCGCGCTGCCGCTGGCGCTGGGCGGTTTCGCCTGCCTGTCGCTCGAGGGCGGCTTCCGCATCGAGCTCGGGCAGTGGTTCTTCCTCGGCGCGGCGACCGTGTTCGCGCTGATGTTCAACGTCAATTCGCATGTGGTGCGCAACGTGCCGGTGCGTGCACTGAGCGTGGTGCAGATGCTGGCGGTCGGCGTGCTGGTGTTGCCGCCCGCGCTGCTGATCGAGAGCTGGCCGCAGCAGTGGAGCGGGGCGATGCTCGGCTGGCTGCTCGCCAGCGCGCTGCTCGCCACCACGCTGCGCTTCCTGCTCCAGCTCTATGGCCAGAGCCTGACCACGCCCAGCCATGCGGCGCTGATCATGATGCTCGAGCCGGTATGGACCGCGCTCGCCGCGGCGTGGTGGTTCGCCGAGACCATGAGCGCGCTGCAGCTCGCCGGCTGCGGGCTGATCTTCCTGGCGCTGGTGGTCAGCCGCTGGGTGTGGATCCGCGGGCTGTTCGGCGGGCGGGCGTAG